From the Scylla paramamosain isolate STU-SP2022 chromosome 15, ASM3559412v1, whole genome shotgun sequence genome, one window contains:
- the LOC135107213 gene encoding uncharacterized protein LOC135107213, translating into MAEQEDVFISVDPAPLSISQVVEWAARLHWWEWLIMAKAMLLFWVINITVILPSLYMQVMLYTDEMTSRHGPAAVAWLWQGHHLLSWAFKPPFNLTPANRIRNRRFRRAEHSFFHARRRRKRRFKT; encoded by the exons ATGGCAGAGCAGGAGGACGTGTTCATCAGTGTGGACCCCGCGCCTCTGTCTATTTCCCAAGTGGTGGAGTGGGCGGCACGCCTGCACTGGTGGGAATGGCTCATCATGGCCAAGGCGATGCTTCTCTTCTGGGTGATCAATATTACTGTCATCCTGCCTTCCTTGTACATGCAG GTAATGCTGTATACAGATGAGATGACGTCCCGCCACGGCCCTGCTGCTGTGGCTTGGCTCTGGCAGGGTCACCACCTCCTGAGCTGGGCCTTCAAACCTCCTTTCAACCTTACTCCT GCCAACAGGATACGAAACAGACGCTTCAGGAGGGCGGAACACAGCTTCTTTCATGCCCGCAGGAGGCGCAAGAGGCGATTCAAGACTTGA